In Kogia breviceps isolate mKogBre1 chromosome 19, mKogBre1 haplotype 1, whole genome shotgun sequence, a single genomic region encodes these proteins:
- the KRT24 gene encoding LOW QUALITY PROTEIN: keratin, type I cytoskeletal 24 (The sequence of the model RefSeq protein was modified relative to this genomic sequence to represent the inferred CDS: inserted 4 bases in 3 codons; deleted 2 bases in 1 codon; substituted 3 bases at 3 genomic stop codons) produces the protein MSCSSRVSSSRAGGSSFSSGSRCSLGEGSARGFCGGAGSCGLSGGSSRGFGGSFGGGFGSXSIGGGLGGASGSGIGFGGGAGFGXGGASGGFYSYGGGVGQGALFSRGEKQTMQNLSDWLVNYVDKVRAPEEANADLENKIKEWYDKFGPGSRDGGAGRDYSKYYSITEDLRNQILTATIKNAGILLQIDNARVXADDFRLKYKNELHLWQTVESDINGLQKVLDDLTMTCSDLEMQIESLTEXLAYLKKNHQEEMKSTQRSSGGDVTVELNPGTDLTELLNDMRAQYEELAEQNLREAEEQAVQXSASLQAQISTDADARSASSTKNEITELKRTLQALEIELQSQLAMKSSLEGTLADTEAGYMAQLSQIQMQISSLEERICQIQGETECQNTEYEXLLDIKTRLEMETDTYHCLLDGEGGGSGFGGSDFRNSGSDTWSRNTGSRDSSMSSDSRSGSCSVQGRDLSKTRVTTTIVEEVVDGKVVSSQVSNVSEVKLK, from the exons ATGTCTTGCTCATCTCGCGTGTCCTCCTCCAGGGCTGGTGGCAGCAGCTTCAGCAGCGGAAGCAGATGCAGTCTGGGGGAAGGCTCTGCTCGGGGATTCTGCGGAGGGGCCGGCAGCTGTGGCCTGAGTGGGGGCTCCAGCAGGGGCTTTGGAGGCAGCTTTGGAGGGGGTTTTGGTAGCTGATCAATAGGGGGCGGTTTGGGAGGAGCTTCAGGCTCTGGGATTGGCTTTGGTGGAGGTGCTGGATTCGG GGGGGGTGCTAGCGGAGGCTTCTACAGCTATGGTGGTGGTGTTGGCCAGGGGGCGCTTTTCTCTAGAGGTGAAAAGCAAACCATGCAGAACCTCAGTGACTGGCTGGTCAATTACGTAGACAAAGTCAGAGCCCCGGAGGAGGCCAACGCTGATCTGGAGAACAAAATCAAGGAGTGGTATGACAAATTTGGGCCTGGGTCTAGAGACGGTGGAGCTGGAAGAGATTACAGCAAATACTATTCAATCACTGAGGATCTTAGGAATCAG ATCCTTACTGCCACTATTAAAAATGCTGGGATTCTTCTGCAAATTGACAATGCCAGAG ATGCTGATGACTTCAGACTGaa ATACAAGAACGAGCTGCATCTCTGGCAGACCGTGGAGTCTGACATCAATGGCCTGCAGAAAGTCCTGGATGACCTGACCATGACTTGCTCTGACTTGGAGATGCAGATTGAGAGCCTCACAG GGCTGGCCTACCTGAAGAAGAACCACCAGGAG GAAATGAAGAGTACGCAACGAAGCTCCGGAGGGGATGTGACCGTAGAACTGAACCCAGGGACAGACCTGACTGAGTTACTGAATGACATGAGGGCACAGTATGAGGAGCTGGCTGAGCAAAACCTCCGCGAGGCTGAAGAGCAAGCAGTTCAATGA agCGCATCTCTGCAAGCACAGATCTCTACCGATGCTGATGCCAGGTCAGCCAGTTCCACCAAGAATGAGATCACAGAACTGAAACGCACTCTGCAAGCCCTGGAAATTGAGCTGCAGTCCCAACTGGCCATG AAAAGCTCCCTGGAAGGGACCTTGGCTGACACGGAGGCTGGCTACATGGCACAGCTGTCACAAATTCAGATGCAGATCAGCAGCCTGGAGGAGCGGATCTGCCAGATCCAGGGTGAGACTGAATGCCAGAACACAGAGTATGAGTAGCTGTTGGACATCAAGACCCGCCTGGAGATGGAAACTGATACCTACCACTGCCTGCTTGATGGAGAAGGAGG tggTTCTGGTTTTGGAGGATCTGATTTTAGAAACTCGGGATCAGACACATGGAGT AGAAACACCGGATCCAGGGATTCATCCATGTCTAGTGACTCAAGATCTGGAAGCTGTTCTGTCCAAGGAAGAG ATCTAAGCAAGACTAGAGTGACTACGACCATCGTAGAGGAGGTGGTGGATGGCAAAGTTGTCTCATCTCAAGTCAGTAATGTTTCTGAGGTGAAACTTAAATAG